From the Conger conger chromosome 14, fConCon1.1, whole genome shotgun sequence genome, one window contains:
- the LOC133110163 gene encoding aflatoxin B1 aldehyde reductase member 4-like produces MLSVSFALCCSADTRFIMPLGVRAGLCVIQRTLTTRIKHFSFVTHRSMSSLHGTHSKIPASLLGTMAFGLRADAEKSTAMVRAYLERGHNELDSAFMYADGRSETIIGAMGLPKTVRLSTKANPWEGKTLKPESVRSQLDTSLQRLQTQCVDLFYLHAPDHNTPIQETLKACNDLYKEGKYKELGLSNYASWEVAEIYCICKHNGWVLPKVYQGMYNATTRQVETELLPCLRYYGIRFYAYNPLAGGLLTGKYQYQDQEIQPEGRFFGNSWANAYRDRYWKKSHFQGIDLVNKALEAAYGAQKPSMTSAAMRWMYHHSKLQGELGDGVIIGMSSMEQLEQNLSATEEGPLDPSVVQAFKEAWDLVAHECPNYFR; encoded by the exons ATGCTCAGCGTGTCCTTTGCCCTCTGCTGCTCAGCTGACACGCGATTTATTATGCCGTTGGGTGTGAGAGCGGGCCTGTGCGTAATCCAACGAACACTCACAACCAGAATCAAGCATTTCTCTTTCGTGACACATCGCAGCATGTCTTCGTTACATGGAACTCATTCTAAAATCCCCGCCAGCCTACTTGGCACGATGGCGTTTGGGTTGCGTGCAGATGCGGAGAAGAGCACGGCTATGGTACGCGCTTATTTAGAGCGCGGCCACAATGAACTGGATTCAGCCTTTATGTATGCAGATGGGCGGTCAGAGACAATCATTGGCGCTATGGGACTTCCTAAGACAG TGAGGCTCTCCACAAAGGCGAACCCCTGGGAAGGGAAGACCCTGAAACCTGAGAGCGTACGATCCCAGCTCGACACCTCTCTGCAGAGGCTACAGACCCAGTGTGTGGACCTCTTCTATCTtcatgcacctgaccacaacaCCCCCATTCAGGAAACCCTGAAGGCCTGCAATGACCTGTACAAGGAG GGCAAATACAAGGAGCTGGGCTTGTCTAACTATGCCTCATGGGAAGTGGCAGAGATCTACTGCATCTGTAAGCACAACGGATGGGTGCTTCCCAAGGTTTATCAG GGCATGTACAATGCCACCACACGGCAAGTGGAGACCGAACTGCTGCCCTGCCTGAGATACTATGGCATTCGTTTCTATGCCTACAACCCCCTGGCAG GGGGTCTCCTCACAGGGAAGTACCAATACCAGGACCAGGAAATCCAGCCCGAGGGGCGCTTTTTTGGGAACAGTTGGGCCAATGCCTACCGGGACAG GTACTGGAAGAAGAGTCACTTCCAGGGAATAGATTTGGTGAACAAGGCTCTGGAGGCAGCATATGGGGCACAGAAGCCCAGTATGACCTCTGCTGCCATGCGCTGGATGTACCACCACTCCAAGCTCCAG GGGGAGCTTGGTGATGGTGTCATCATTGGCATGTCCTCCATGGAGCAGCTGGAGCAGAACCTGTCTGCCACTGAGGAGGGCCCCTTAGATCCAAGTGTGGTACAGGCCTTCAAAGAGGCCTGGGACCTGGTAGCCCATGAATGCCCCAACTACTTCCGCTAG